The proteins below come from a single Cupriavidus pauculus genomic window:
- a CDS encoding ABC transporter ATP-binding protein, which produces MTQLLLSLRGLTVNYPGAERPAVASLDLDVGEAETVALVGESGCGKSTTALAILRLLSPSARVDGRILLDGRDLLALPEREITAVRGNVVSMIFQEPMTSLNPVHTVGEQVVEALRLHRPLPAQAAIARAVELLDLVRIPEPQRRFHAYPHQLSGGQRQRVMIAMAIACSPRLLVADEPTTALDVTVQAQILALLDSLRRELSMSVLLITHDLGVVSRWADRVAVMHDGRKVEEQPARALFDAPRHDYSRALLGASLSGVHARGEAPHYRRARLPELRVDRRADGTAASFRLVQPVPRQPTPRAEAAAPLIRVEGLDVVHRTGRHAAHAVRDVSFSIAAGETVGLVGESGCGKSTLARAILRLSDHDGGRIVFDGTDIAAISRRRLRPWRGAMQLVFQDPYGSLNPRKTVGALLEDALRIHGVSDARVRRDRVHAMIERVGLPASVLRRYPHEFSGGQRQRIGIARALIVQPRLLVCDEPVSALDVSVQAQVLNLIADLQAEYGLACLFISHDLGVVRYIADRVLVMKDGQVVESGDREQIWTAPAHPYTRQLLDAIPSFAAR; this is translated from the coding sequence ATGACGCAACTATTGCTGTCGCTACGCGGGCTGACCGTGAACTATCCGGGCGCCGAGCGCCCCGCCGTGGCATCGCTCGACCTCGACGTCGGCGAGGCCGAAACCGTTGCGCTCGTCGGCGAGTCCGGCTGTGGCAAATCGACGACCGCACTGGCCATTCTCCGGCTGTTGTCGCCATCCGCGCGCGTCGATGGGCGCATTCTGCTCGACGGCCGCGATCTGCTGGCATTGCCCGAGCGAGAGATCACCGCGGTACGCGGCAATGTCGTCTCGATGATCTTTCAGGAACCGATGACGTCGCTGAACCCGGTGCATACGGTCGGGGAGCAGGTCGTCGAAGCGCTGCGCCTGCATCGCCCCTTGCCGGCGCAGGCGGCCATCGCGCGCGCCGTGGAGCTGCTCGACCTGGTGCGTATTCCGGAGCCGCAGCGGCGCTTTCATGCCTACCCGCATCAGCTGTCGGGCGGACAGCGGCAGCGCGTGATGATCGCGATGGCCATCGCCTGCTCGCCGCGGCTGCTTGTGGCGGACGAACCGACGACGGCGCTCGACGTCACCGTGCAGGCGCAGATTCTGGCATTGCTCGATTCGCTGCGCCGCGAACTCTCGATGAGCGTGCTGCTGATTACGCACGACCTCGGTGTGGTCTCGCGCTGGGCCGATCGCGTGGCGGTGATGCACGATGGCCGCAAGGTGGAGGAGCAGCCGGCACGCGCATTGTTCGATGCACCGCGACACGACTATTCCCGCGCGCTGCTCGGCGCATCGCTGAGCGGCGTGCATGCGCGCGGCGAGGCACCGCATTATCGGCGGGCGCGTTTGCCGGAGCTGCGCGTCGATCGTCGCGCGGACGGCACGGCGGCGTCGTTCCGGCTCGTGCAGCCGGTGCCCCGTCAGCCCACGCCGCGGGCGGAAGCCGCCGCGCCGCTGATCCGCGTAGAGGGCCTCGATGTCGTCCATCGCACGGGCCGCCATGCCGCGCATGCGGTGCGCGATGTGTCGTTCTCGATCGCCGCCGGCGAAACGGTGGGGCTCGTGGGGGAATCGGGGTGCGGCAAGTCGACGCTCGCCCGCGCGATTCTCCGTCTCTCCGACCATGATGGCGGGCGAATCGTTTTCGACGGCACGGATATCGCGGCGATCTCGCGGCGCAGGCTGCGTCCGTGGCGCGGTGCGATGCAGCTCGTGTTCCAGGATCCGTACGGCTCGCTCAATCCGCGCAAGACCGTTGGCGCGTTGCTGGAGGATGCGCTACGCATCCACGGCGTGTCGGATGCCCGCGTGCGACGCGACCGTGTGCACGCGATGATCGAGCGCGTGGGTTTGCCGGCCTCGGTACTGCGGCGGTACCCGCACGAGTTCTCGGGCGGCCAGCGGCAGCGCATCGGCATTGCACGCGCATTGATCGTGCAGCCACGGCTGCTCGTATGCGACGAGCCCGTGTCCGCGCTCGATGTCTCGGTGCAGGCGCAGGTGCTGAATCTGATTGCCGACCTGCAGGCGGAATACGGCCTGGCGTGCCTGTTCATCTCGCACGACCTTGGCGTGGTTCGCTATATCGCGGACAGAGTGCTGGTCATGAAGGACGG
- a CDS encoding ABC transporter permease produces MSSSSPSLRGDAASLIDVAAADLAEPLAPVTARRHGALRRLLSSPSAWVGTVLLLAVVAAAVTAGWLFPGDPLDMATEPLLWPGRDAAYPLGSDMLGRDILAGLFHGARASLTIAAVSTAIAVVLGVAGGIAAGYYGNDFNGRIDRAFGVVTTFFQTIPSFLFALAIVAVAQPSIGKIALAIGITSWPALARLVRAEVLRLRHGDMVLASEALGASDARIIAHDILPNVLTPVLVSASLMVATAILTESSLAFLGLGDPNVASWGNMVGAGREVLRTDWYVCVLPGMAIVITVLALNLIGDGLAAAFDPRGAR; encoded by the coding sequence ATGTCTTCGTCATCTCCATCGTTGCGCGGCGACGCGGCATCGCTGATCGATGTCGCGGCCGCCGATCTGGCCGAGCCGCTCGCGCCAGTGACGGCGCGCCGGCACGGTGCGCTGCGCCGGCTGCTGAGTTCCCCGAGCGCGTGGGTCGGCACCGTGCTGCTGCTCGCGGTCGTGGCCGCCGCCGTCACCGCGGGCTGGCTGTTTCCGGGCGATCCGCTCGACATGGCGACCGAGCCGCTGCTCTGGCCGGGACGCGACGCCGCGTATCCGCTGGGCTCCGACATGCTCGGGCGCGACATTCTTGCCGGCCTTTTCCACGGGGCGCGCGCATCGCTGACGATCGCCGCGGTGTCCACGGCGATTGCCGTCGTGCTCGGTGTGGCGGGTGGCATTGCCGCGGGTTACTACGGCAACGACTTCAACGGCCGCATCGATCGCGCGTTCGGTGTCGTGACCACGTTCTTCCAGACCATTCCGTCGTTCCTGTTCGCGCTGGCCATCGTCGCGGTGGCGCAACCGTCGATCGGGAAGATTGCGCTTGCCATCGGCATTACCTCATGGCCCGCGCTCGCGCGGCTGGTACGCGCGGAGGTATTGCGGCTGCGGCATGGCGACATGGTGCTCGCCAGCGAGGCGCTCGGCGCGAGCGATGCGCGCATCATCGCGCACGACATCTTGCCCAACGTGCTGACGCCGGTGCTGGTATCGGCATCGCTGATGGTCGCGACCGCGATCCTGACCGAGTCGAGCCTGGCCTTTCTCGGGCTTGGCGATCCGAATGTGGCGAGCTGGGGCAACATGGTCGGCGCGGGCCGCGAGGTGTTGCGCACCGACTGGTACGTCTGCGTGCTGCCGGGCATGGCGATCGTGATCACGGTGCTGGCCCTCAACCTGATCGGCGACGGGCTCGCGGCGGCGTTCGATCCGCGCGGCGCTCGATAG